The sequence CCGGGCATCCAGGGTCTGCCCCCGGACCTGTTCCGGGGACATGTAGTGGGGCGTCCCCACCAACATGCCGGTCTGCGTGACCCCTCCCTCCGCCGCCAGGGGTTTGGCCAATCCGAAATCCAGGATCTTCGTCTGGAAGATATTCCGCTGGTGGGCCGTGCCGCCCGGCACTGGCTCTTCGGGAACCAGGAAGATGTTCGCGGGCTTGAGATCCCGGTGCACCACCCCGGTCCGATGGACCGCCGCCAGGCCCGCGGCGCCCTGGCGCAGGAGGCGGGCCACCTGGATGGGCGTTCCTGGGCCATGGCGGGCGATGAGGGTCCCGAGGTCCACCCCCTTCAACAGCTCCATGACCATGTAGGCCGATCCATCCTCCAGCTCCCCCGAATCAAAAATGGAGATGACGCTGGGATGCACGATGCCCGCCAAAGCTTGGGCCTCCTGCTTGAACCTGGCATGGATTTCGGCCATTCCATAGAGTTCGGGCTTGATGAGCTTCAGGGCCACGTCGCGGCCTAGCCGCAGATCCTTCGCCTCGAAAACGAGGCCCATGCCGCCCTCGCCCAGCAGCCGGGCGAGCTGGTAGCGGTCCTGGATCACGAAGGGCAGGATCCGGGGCGATTCCAGGGGCTCCGCATCCCACCCGCACCGCTGGACCGATTCGTCATAGCAGCGCCCGCAGCGGGGACAGGTCTGGAGCAGGGCCAGGCCCTTCTCCCGCAGTTTCTCCCGGGTCTGGGCCTGGTGCTGGCGGGCAGCACTGAGGCTCCGGCGGGTCTTCTGCAATTCCAGCACCGCGCCGAGCTGCGCCGCCACGACCCCCACCAGGCGCCGTTCCGCATCCCCCCACCGGAAGGGACCCGACAGCACCATTCCGCCGAGCAGTTCCCCGCTGGGCCCCTTCACGGGTATGGAGAGCTCACGGCGCCGGTCCTCGGACACCGCGAGCGCCTGTTTCCGCCGGTCCTGGGCGGGATTCAAGTAGGGCTGCGCCTGCAGTTCGCGCAGGGTCGGGATCCGTGTGCCGCTTTCGCCGAGCGACCGCAGTTCCTCGCCCTGCACCGTGAGGATGCCGATGCCGGTGGCGCCGATGGTTTGCGCCAGTTCTCCGGCGATGGCCTGGGACCAGCTGATGAGGTCCCGCTGGGCCAGGCTGGTGCTTTCCATGAGCCGGGAAATCTGCAGGTTCTGGGCTTCGATCTGGTCCTTGGCGGCCTCGATTTCCGCCGTGCGCAGGCGGACCTTCGCCTCCAGCTCCTCGGTCTTCCGCAACAGCCTCCGCAGGCGGGTCTGGACCGCGATCCACACCGCGCCCGCGAGCAGCGCGGCATAGATCGCATAAGCCCAAACTGTACGCCAGGGCGCTGGACGGATGCTGAAGGCCATATCCATCGGACCCGCCAGACGACCCTGATAGTCCCTGGCCCACACGCGGAAGACATAGCTGCCCGCCCCGAGCCCCGGAAATTCCCGGTGGGGATCCTGGGCCCAGCCCGAGGGGGCCTCCTCCAGGCCCATGAGCTGGGTCTGGTACCGGGTTTCCGAAGATCGGAAGTAGCTGAGCAGCGAATAGGCGAATTCCAACCGCCGCTCCCGGTGCCCGAGCCGGATGCCCGCCGACAGATCCCGGATCTGCCCGTTCACCTGCACCCGGTCCAGGATCAGGCGCGGGGTCGCCATCCCCGGCAGCTCCTGCCGCGGATCGAATACCGCCGCGCCCCGGATGCTGCCGCCCCAGATCCGGCCGTACCGATCCTTCATGGAGGCGCCGCCGTTGAATTCATTGCTGGGCAGACCGCTGTCCGTGGTGAAGGTCTCCACGCGGAAGGCCTCCGGGGGCCCGCTGATCCGGGCCACCCCGCGATTCGTGAAGGCGTAGAGCCTGGCCTGGGCGTCTTCCTGCAACTGGTAAATCGTGTTGTTGGGCAGGGCCGGGACCGTGTGGTCGGCCAGGAGGTGCCAGGCGGGCTTTTCCGCGTCCGGATCCAGCCACACCAGGCCGCCGCCTTCGGTGCCCGCCCAGAGGAAATGCCGCCCGCCCCACCGGGTTTCGCACAGGCTCATCACCGTGTTGTTCGGCAAGCCATCTTGGGTGGTGTAGTTCGTGACCTTCCCGTCCCTGATTCTTGCCAGTCCGCCGCTTTCCGTGCCGATCCACAGCGTCCGCCGGCCCGCGCTATCGCTGGTTTCCAGGGCGCTGTGGAGCTGGTTGGTGGACAGCCCCTGGGACGTGGTGACCGCCTCCCACCGGTTTGCGGTCCTGCGCCAGAGTCCGCTGCTTCCTGAAATGACCCACAACACCCGGTTTCCTGCGGAATCCCGGGTTTCACGTAGCTGCCGGATGTTCGTGTGGCGGAGCTGCGGCGGCACCGTAGCGCCACGCCACCGGCCCTGCCGGAACTCCGCCAGGCCTTCGCCTTGGGTCCCAGCATAAAGCACCGATTGGCCGTCCTCCGCCTTCCATTCCAGGAGGCTGAAAACCGTGTCATCCGGCAGCCCGTCCGCCTTGGCATAGAACCGGACGCGGCCGGATTCCACGCGCGCCACGCCGCTGCCCCTCGTCCCCAGCCAAAGGGATTCCCCAAGGCCCCGCCCCCCCGTGAGCGCCATCCCGTAGATGCTGGAGCCCGCCAACGCGCCGCCATTTCCGATGCTTTGCCACTGGCCGAACTGCTGGTGCACGAGCCCCGCATCGGTCCCTATCCACAGGGCCTCCGTTCCTCCCGGTCCTGTCATGGGGAGCAGGCTCCAGATGACGGCACTGGGGAGGCCGTCCTTGGTGGTCAGGACCCGCCACCCATGGCCATCCAGCCGGGCGAGCCCCTTGCCTCCCGTGCCGACCCACAGCACCGAAGCACCGTCCGCAGCAAGCGTCTGGGCCAGCGCCTGAATGGATCTCCCCTGCAAATCCGGGGGGAGTGGCATGGTTTCCCAAGCCTGGCCGTCGCTTCCGGTGCTTCTGAACAAGCCGCTGCCGGTGCCCGCCAGCAACTCCCCGGTCTTCAGGCGCAGCAGGGCCTGCACATTCCGGCCGGGAAGCACAGTACGGATCACGCGATCCCGTTCCACCAACGCCAGGCCTTGGCTTGTGCCCACCCATAAGGCGCCGCCTTCCGCGCTTGCAAGGCTTGAAATACTTGTGGATGGGAGCCCGATCTCAGACCCCAGCAATTTCCAGGTGCGGCCATCGAATTTCCCCAGGCCCTGCCCGGAGGTGGCGGCCCACATCAAGCCGTGGCTGGGATGCAGGGCGTTGACGCGGGTTCCGGCCCTGCCCATGGGCCCCTCGGGGCGCTCCCATTTCTCGGCTTTCAGGCGGGCCACGCCGCCGTCCTGGCGGCCGAACCAGAGGCTGGCGTCGTTCCCTAAAGCAATGCAGCGGATGAAGTTGGAAATGTTTCGATCCGGCATCGAAGCCGTCATCCAGGTGTGTCCATCGAACATGGCGGCGCCATCCTGGGTCGCGGCCCAGAGCCGGCCCCGGGCATCCAGGGTCAGGCCCATGGCCGAGTTCTGAGGAAGGCCTTCGCGACTCGTGGTGATCTGAAAATCAGGCGCAGCCCAATATGCGGGGTCCTGGGGCGCGGACGCGGACCACCCTGAAGGCATCGCTCCAATAATCAACAGCGCGAGCACCCGGCTGAAGGCTGGCCCCGTCATTGGAAACAGGCGCATCCCGGCCGGATTGTTCCACATGGAACAGCGTCCCGGAGCAGACAAGGCTGAGGTCCATGCCGATCGCAATCTGTGCCACTCCCCAGGGAAATCATTCATCGGACAGGGGCCCGCAGGATTGCGATCGAGCCCAGGCAGTCCTTGAATTCAATGAACCTCAAATCCAACACCCATGCCAGAATTCCATCATGGAGGAGACCGTGTACGAAGTGCTTCAGCAAGGTGATCCCGCTGTTTTTTCGGCATTGCATGATGAAATCGACCGCCAGCGCCATCACCTTGAACTTATCGCGTCTGAGAATTATGCGTCCGTCGCGGTGATGCAGGCCATGGGCAGCCATTTCACCAACAAATATGCCGAAGGATACCCTGGTCGGCGCTATTACGGCGGCTGCGCCAACGTCGACGTGATCGAGAACCTGGCCCGGGACCGCGCGAAAGAGCTCTTTGGCGCCGAACATGCCAACGTGCAGCCCCACAGCGGCGCCCAGGCCAACATGGCGGTCTATTTCGCCATGCTGAAACCCGGCGACACCGTGCTTGGACTGGATCTGGCCCATGGCGGTCACCTGACCCACGGCCACCCCCTCAACAGCAGCGGTGTGCTGTATAAGTTCGTGGGCTACCACGTGCGCAAGGATGACGAATGCGTGGACATGGACGAGGTCCGGCGGCTCGCCCTGGAACACCAGCCCAGGATGATCGTGGTGGGTGCGTCGGCCTATCCCCGGATCTTCGACTTCCCTGCCTTCCGCGCCATCGCCGACGAAGTCGGCGCCCTGGTGATGGTGGACATGGCGCATATCGCGGGCCTGGTCGCCACGGGCCACCACCCGAGCCCCGTCCCCCACGCGGACTTCGTCACCACCACCACCCACAAAACCCTGCGCGGCCCCCGCGGCGGCCTGGTCCTGTGCAAGGAACAGTACGCCAAGGACCTGGACCGGGCGGTCTTTCCGGGCATCCAAGGGGGGCCGCTCATGCACGTCATCGCAGCCAAGGCCGTGGCCTTCGCTGAAGCGTTGCGTCCTGAATTCAAGGCCTACAGCGGCCAGGTCGTCACGAATGCCAGGGCCCTGGCCAAGGGTCTCCAGGAGAAGGGCTGGCGGATCGTCAGCGGCGGAACCGACAACCACCTGATGCTGGTGGATGTTTTCGCCCAAGGGATCCTGGGCAACGAAGCCGAAAAAGTCCTCGACCGTGCCGGCCTGACGGTAAACAAGAACGGGATCCCCTTCGACCCGAACCCCCCCCTGAAACCCTCCGGCATCCGCCTGGGCTCGCCCGCGCTCACCTCCCGTGGCATGAAAGAAGCCGAAATGGCCCAGATCGCCATCTGGATCGACCGCGCCCTGCGCCACAAAGACGATGAAACCGCGATCCTGGATCTTCAGGCAGAAGTCTTCGCCCTTGGGGCGCGCTTTCCTATTCCCGAGTGAGCTGGGGCTTTTTCATTCCCCCAGGGCCCTGACGGCCACGAAAACCCCCTGCACTACCTGGGCCATCCGGGGGTAGTCGAGCTTGTCCGGAGTGTCCAGGGCTGTGTGATACCGCGGGTTCCGGTAGAAGGCCGTATCCGTGATCATCACGGCCGGGAAACCTTCTTTCCAATAACTCGCGTGGTCCGAAAAATCCACGCCCGTCAAACTGGACGGGGCGTTCATGGACCACACCGGAAGGGGCGAGGTGGACTGCATGGCGGCCTTCACCCACCGGACCAGCGCTCCCTGCCCGATCCCGCCGATGACGGCGATGAAATCCCCTTTGCCCGGATACACCAGGTCCAGGCCCGGAACCGGGTACCGCTGGCTTCCTTCCTCCTGGCTGAAGGTCCCAATCATTTCGAGGCAGATCATGGCCTTCACCGGTGTCTTGCGCGAGGCGAGCCCCTGCGCGTGGTGGACGCTGCCCATATGCCTGGTCCTGAAGAAGGGCGGTTCCTCCAGAGTGTAGGCCACGAGCTCCACCGGGTCTTTCGGGGGGGTCTGGCCCAGCAGGTTCGCCAGCCCGAGGAGGCCCGCCACTCCGCTGGCGTTATCATCGGCGCCCGGATTCGGGCCGCAGGCATCGTAGTGGGCTCCCACCACCACCAGCCGCCCTTGTTCGGGGCCGAAGCGCGCGACCACATTCCGGTAAGTCCGTCCCTGGACCTGATACACCTGCTCGGAAACCCGCCCACCCGCGGACGCCATCCTCCCCTTGATCCAGGTGGCAATGTCATCCAGCCGCTCGGGGTGACGGTGGTCTCGCGGGGGGGCAGTGGTCGAGAGCAGGCGCACATCGGCCTCCAGCTCTGCTGGATCGACAACGCCAACCACCCCCGCTGCCCGGCGGGATAGCGTCGGCTGTACCAAATAGAGCACCGGGAGGCCAAACACCATCACCGTACCCAGGGCAGCCATGCCTTTCCGGTTGAAGAAGAACCGCTTCGGGGCGGTCTCGATGGTTGGTGAAGGCCCTTGGTCGTCCAACATCCAGCTATGGTGGCAGAATTGCCTCCATGGAATCCGATGGCCTCTTCGTCTATGGCTCTCTTCGGGAGGGCGGGCCAAACCATGCCTGGTTGAGGCGCACGAATCCCATTGGACAGACCCGGGGCTTTGCGCCCGGACGCCTTTTTCATTTACCGGGTTCCGGCTGGGCCGCGATGATTCCCGGCGTCATTCCCGAAGCTCTGCCGCCAGGGCTGGGCTGGGTCGTCGGGGAATTCATCGGTTATGAAGACGAGGGGGACCTGGAATCGGCCCTGGACGATCTGGACCAGCTCGAGGGCCTCGCCGAAGGCCGCTTCGAGCGCAGGCTGGTCCCGGTCCTGCTGGAGAGCGGACTGACCTATGCCGCCTGGGCCTACGTGTTCCCCGTGGATCGTTCATCCCGGCTGGAACGCGAAGGCGTTGAACTGCTGGATGGGGACTGGAGCGGCTATCTGTGATGGAAAAGGGCCGCGGATGCGGCCCTTTCGTTACAGTTCCAGCTTCGGTTGCTGTCCGCTCTCATCGGGGCCGGGGTTGGCCAGTTCCGCATCCATCACCAGGTCCTCTTCCTCGTCGAAGGCCATGGCGCTGGCTTCGATCTTGGCGATGCCGACCACCTTGTCCTGGTCGGAACCGAGATTCAGGAGCTTGACGCCCTGGGCGGCCCGGCCGGTCTTGCGGACCTCGTCGATGAGGAACTTGATGACCATGCCCTCCTGGCTGATCAGGAGGCAGCCTTCGCCGAACTTGACGAGCTTGAAGCCCACCACGGGTCCATTGCGGACCCCGGCCCGGATATTGATGACGCCCGTGCCCCCTCGGCCCTGGAGCCGGTAGTCCTGCAGGAGCGAGCGTTTCCCGTAGCCCTTCTCGGTGACCGTGAGCAGCATGCCGTGGTCGGCGGTGCTTTCGTCGGCGATGACCCCTTCCGGCAGGTCCGGCAGGGAATCGGCCACTTCCATGTCCACGATGCGGTCCCCGGAGCCGAGGCGCATTCCGCGAACCCCCGTGGCCACGCGTCCCACGGCGCGGATATCCTCTTCCGCAAACCGGATGGCCTTGCCCTGGGCCGTGGCCAATAAAATTTGCTGGTCGCCGCTGGAACGCCGAACCGCCACGAGACTGTTCCCGTCCTCGATGTTCAGCGCGATGAGTCCGTTGGCGCGGATGTTGCTGTAAAGGCTTAGAGATGTTCGCTTTACGGTCCCGTCGCTCGTCGCGAATACGAGATGTTCTCCCACGGGGAATTCGCGCAGGGCCATCAAGGTCACCACGTTTTCGCCGTCCTTCAGGCTGATGAGGTTCTTGATGTGCTTGCCGCGGGTGTTGGCCGCGGCCTCCGGAAGGTCGTAGACCTTGAGGGCATAGACGTAGCCGCGGTCCGTGAAGGCCATCAGGGTGTCGTGGGCCTTGGTCAGGAAGAGCTGTTCGACGAAATCCTCGTCCTTGGTCTTCATGCCCAGCTTGCCTTTGCCGCCCCGTTTCTGGCGGCGGTAGGCCACCAGGTCCGTGCGCTTGATGTACCCGGCCTTCGACATGGTGACGACCATCGGATCATCGGGGACCACGTCCTCCATGCGGATGTTGCCGGAGTACCCCACGATTTCGGTGCGCCGATCCTCCCCGAACTGGTCCATCACGGCCTTCAGCTCGTCCTTGATGACGCCCAGGAGCAGGGCCTCGTCCGCCAGGATGGCTTTGAGGTGCTTGATGGTTTTTTCGAGCTCGGCCAGCTCATCCAGGATTTTTTCGCGTTCCAGGCCCGTGAGGCGTTGGAGGCGCATGTCCAGAATGGCCTGGGACTGGATGGCGCTGAGCCGGAGGGCGGGATTCTTCTTGAGTTCGGTCGCGGTGGCGAACTTGCCTTCCATGAGGCCCTGTTTCGCTTCTTCCGGAGTCTTGGCGGCCCGGACCAGCTTGATGACCGCGTCCAGGTGGTCCAGGGCGATCTTGAGGCCCAGCAGGACGTGGTGGCGATCCTCGGCCTTCTTCAACTGGAACATGGTGCGGCGGGTGACGACCTCGCGGCGGAAGCCCAGGAATTCCTGGAGGATTTCCTTGAGGGTGCAGACCCGGGGCTGGCCGTTGACGATGGTCAGCATGGTGATGGGGAAGGAATTCTGAAGCTGGGTCAACTGGTAGAGCTGGTTCAGGACGATGTCCGAAGGCTCGTTCTTCTTCAGTTCCACCACCAGGCGGATGCCTTCGCGGTCGCTCTCGTCCCGGAGATCGCTGATGCCGTCGATCTTCTTGTCCCGCACGAGCTCCGCGATCTTCTCCGTGAGGGTGGCCTTGTTCACCTGGTAGGGCAGCTCCGTAAAGACCAACTGCTCCCGGTCGCCCGCGCGCTTGATCTGCTCCACGTGTCCCTTGGCCCGCACCACGCAGCGTCCGCGGCCGGTGCGATAGGCATCCACAACGCCCTCGGTGCCCAGCATGAGCCCGCCGCCAGGGAAATCCGGACCCTTGACGTGGGTCATGATGATGTCCATTCCGATGCTGGGGTCCTCAATGAGGGCGATCAGGGCCGAGCAGCACTCCCTCAGGTTGTGAGGCGGGATGGAGGTGGCCATGCCCACGGCGATGCCCTGGGAGCCATTGATGAGCAGATTGGGAAAGCGGGTTGGGAGGACCAGCGGCTCGACTTCGGAACCGTCGTAGTTCGGGCCGAAATCCACGGTGTCCTGGTCGATGTCCTCCATCATGGCGCTGCCGATGCGGCTCAGGCGCGCCTCGGTATAACGCATCGCCGCGGGCCGGTCGCCGTCGATGGAGCCGAAATTCCCCTGGCCGTCCACCAGCATGTGCCGGAGGCTGAAGGGTTGCGCCATGCGCACCAAGGTGTCGTAGGCCGGAACGTCGCCGTGGGGGTGGAATTTACCGATGACGTCGCCGACCGTGCGGGCGGATTTGCGGTAGGCCCGGTTCCACTCGTTGTTGGCGGCCTTCATGGCGTAGAGCACGCGGCGGTGGACGGGTTTGAGGCCGTCCCTCACATCCGGAAGCGCCCGGCCCACGATCACGCTCATGGCGTAATCGAGGTAGGATTTCCGCATTTCTTTTTCGATTTCGATGGTTTCAGATCGGGTCATGGGCTACTCGTGTTCTACGTGGAACAGTGCGCGCTGCTCGGGTGGTTTCCAGGGCTACCGCCTTCGGAAAGCCATTCGTGGCGGCGAATTAAATATCAATGTTTTCAGCTAAAAGCGCATTTGATTCGATAAAGCGGCGGCGGGGTTCCACCGCATCGCCCATCAGGACGGTGAACATTTCGTCCGCCAGCACCGCATCGTCCACCCGCACCTGGAGCATGGTCCGCCGGGTGGGATCCATGGTGGTCTCCCAGAGCTGCTCGGGGTTCATTTCGCCCAACCCTTTGTAGCGTTGGATCATCAGGCCTCGCTTGCCTTCCTCCAGAACCATGGAAAGCATGGCCTCGGGACTGGCGAAGCTCATCTCCTTGGCCATTTTCGAGGTGGCGCCGCCTTCGTTGGAGTCGCCGGTCTCGCCGGAGTCCGCTTCCTCTTTCACCACGGCCTTCGTCCCCGCCTTTTCGGGCTTGGCCTCCTTGACGCGCAGCAGCTTCAGATCGCCCCCGGTGAAGGCGCTGAGTTCTTCATGAAGGGCCTTGAGCCTCCGGAATTCGCCCCACAGGGCCACCTGGCTGTCCAACCAAAGGGCGATGGGGCGGTTCAGGTGCATCCGGGTGATGCGGATGCGGTGGGCGGCTGGAATGGCCGCCTGCGGCGCTTCCTCCTCAAAATCGAGACCAGCGGCCTCCCCCTCTCCGTCTCCGGAATCCTCGGGCTCCGCTTTTTTGGCGCGGCCTTCGGCGCCCGGCGCTTTCTCCGGGGCGGCCTCGACGGCCTCGGTGGATTCAACTTCTGTGCGGCCAAGGCCCGCCTTCTCCACCGCGAGGGCCATCTCCTTGACCGCCTCGGCGGTGTCGAAGCGCTCATCGTCCAGCAACCCGAAGGCCAGGAGGCCATCCACCAGGGGCCGGGCGTAGCCGCGGCGGTCCAGCTTGGCGTAGAGCTGCTGGACCTCGCCCCACTTCTTCATTTCCCGGACCAGCGCGGCGCCCTTGTGCTCGCTCCCGTCCGGCAGGGTGAGGCTCCAGCCATCCAGGGCCTTCTGGAACAGGAACTCCTCCAGGGCCCTTTCGTCCTTGAGGTACTTCTCGGTCTTGCCCTTTTTCACCTTGTAAAGAGGTGGCTGGGCGATGTACAAATGCCCTCGTTCGACGATTTCCGGCATCTGGCGGTAGAAAAAGGTGAGCAGCAGCGTGCGGATGTGGGATCCGTCCACGTCGGCGTCGGTCATCAGGACGATCTTGTGGTACCTCAGATTGGCGACCTTGAACTCATCCCTGCCGATGCCCGTGCCCAGGGCCTGGATCAGGATGCGAAGCTCCTGGTGGCTCAGGATCTTGTCGAAGCGGGCTTTCTCCACGTTCAGGACCTTGCCCTTCAGGGGCAGGATGGCCTGGTTGGCGCGGTTGCGGCCCTGCTTGGCTGATCCGCCGGCGGAATCGCCCTCCACGAGGTAGATCTCGGAGAGCGCCGGATCCTTTTCCTGGCAATCGGCCAGCTTGCCCGGCAGTCCGCCGCCATCCAGGGCGCCTTTGCGCCGGGTGAGGTCGCGGGCCTTGCGGGCGGCTTCCCGGGCCCGGGCGGCCTCGATGGCTTTTTCAAGGATCGCCCGGGCTTCCCGCGGGTTTTCTTCGAAGAAGCTCGTGAGCTTTTCGTAGACGATGGTCTGGACGATGCCCTTGACCTCGGAGCTGACCAGCTTGTCCTTGGTCTGGCTGCTGAATTTGGGGTCCGGCACCTTGGCCGACAGCACCGCGGTCAGGCCCTCGCGGACATCCTCGCCCGACAGGGTGACCTTCGCGGATTTCAGCAGGTTGTTGGCTTCGGCGTAGGTGTTGATGACGCGCGTCATGGCGGCGCGGAACCCCTCCAGGTGCGCGCCTCCGTCCCTATTCCGGATGTTATTGGTGAAACAGTAGAGGGTCTCCTGGTAGGAGTCGTTCCACTGCAGGGCCACCTCGACGGTGGTGCCGTTCTTGATGTCTTCGATGTGGATGGGGGGCTTGTGCAGGACCGTCTTGTTGCGGTTGAGGTGCTCCACGAAGGCGTCGATCCCGCCGGCGTTCATGAAGTCGTGGGAATCGCCCGTCCGCTCGTCCGTGATGCGGATGTGCACGCCCTTGTTGAGGTAGCTCAGCTCGCGGAGGCGCTGGCTCAGCACCTCGAAGGTGAAGTCCAGCACGTTGTTGAAGATTTCGGGATCCGGCATGAACCGCACGCGGGTGCCGCGCTTGGTGGTTGCCGCGCCCTTGGCCAGGGGCTTGTCCGCGTGGCCCTGGGTGAAGGTCATGCTGTATTCTTTTCCGCCCTTCCAGATCGTGAGCCAGAGCTTGGAGCTGAGCGCGTTCACGCAGGAAACGCCCACGCCGTGGAGCCCGCCCGAGACCTTGTAGGCGTTCTTGCCGTCGGTGTTCATGTTGTCGAACTTCCCGCCCGCATGGAGCACGGTCATGATCACTTCGGCGGCGGACCGGTTCTCTTCCTTGTGGAGATCCACCGGAATGCCTCGGCCGTTGTCCTCCACGGAGCAGCTGCCGTCGGTGTGGATGATCACGTCCACCCGGGTGCAGTAGCCCGCGAGGGCCTCGTCGATGGAATTGTCCACGACCTCGTAGACCATCTGGTGGAGGCCGCTGCCGTCGTCGGTGTCCCCGATGTACATGCCGGGCCGCTTGCGGACGGCCTCGAGGTCCCGGAGGACTGTGATGTTGTCGGCGGTGTAGGTGGCTTCAGATTCCTGGGCGCGCGCTGTTAGAACTTCTTCAGACATCAAGACTCACTTTTATTGGACATGGGGAAAGGGCGCTGGCGGATCGGTTAAACGCTGGCCGGGCTGGCGAAACGGACGGGCATCAGGATGTAGCGGAAACTCAAGTCCTCGAGGCTAGGGCTCATGAAAATGCCCTGGCCCACCTCGTCCTTGAACTGGTAGACGACTTCCTCGCCCGGCAGGCGGTCCAGCAGTTCCGTCAGGTAGTCGATGTTGAAGGCGAGTTCGAAGGGCGCCTCTTCCCCCGAGAAGCTCAGCGTGCCCTGGTTCACGCCTTCGTCGGGGTGCTGGAACACCACCTTCAGGTTCGGGAATTCGAAAAAGAGCCGGACGTTCTTGTTGTAGTCGTCCTTCTTGAGGCCCGCGATGCGCAGGGTGCGCAGGAAATCCTCCCGGTCCAGGATGACGCGTTTCGGGAGTTCCGCGGGAAGCACCTTCTCGTAGGCCGGATAATTGCCGGTCACGAGCCGGGTGGACATTTTGAGCCCGGGCTGGGCCATGAAAAGGCTGGTGCCGTCCCACTGGAGTTCGATCTCGCCCTCCTGGGAAGGGAACGAATGC comes from Holophagaceae bacterium and encodes:
- the gyrB gene encoding DNA topoisomerase (ATP-hydrolyzing) subunit B; translated protein: MSEEVLTARAQESEATYTADNITVLRDLEAVRKRPGMYIGDTDDGSGLHQMVYEVVDNSIDEALAGYCTRVDVIIHTDGSCSVEDNGRGIPVDLHKEENRSAAEVIMTVLHAGGKFDNMNTDGKNAYKVSGGLHGVGVSCVNALSSKLWLTIWKGGKEYSMTFTQGHADKPLAKGAATTKRGTRVRFMPDPEIFNNVLDFTFEVLSQRLRELSYLNKGVHIRITDERTGDSHDFMNAGGIDAFVEHLNRNKTVLHKPPIHIEDIKNGTTVEVALQWNDSYQETLYCFTNNIRNRDGGAHLEGFRAAMTRVINTYAEANNLLKSAKVTLSGEDVREGLTAVLSAKVPDPKFSSQTKDKLVSSEVKGIVQTIVYEKLTSFFEENPREARAILEKAIEAARAREAARKARDLTRRKGALDGGGLPGKLADCQEKDPALSEIYLVEGDSAGGSAKQGRNRANQAILPLKGKVLNVEKARFDKILSHQELRILIQALGTGIGRDEFKVANLRYHKIVLMTDADVDGSHIRTLLLTFFYRQMPEIVERGHLYIAQPPLYKVKKGKTEKYLKDERALEEFLFQKALDGWSLTLPDGSEHKGAALVREMKKWGEVQQLYAKLDRRGYARPLVDGLLAFGLLDDERFDTAEAVKEMALAVEKAGLGRTEVESTEAVEAAPEKAPGAEGRAKKAEPEDSGDGEGEAAGLDFEEEAPQAAIPAAHRIRITRMHLNRPIALWLDSQVALWGEFRRLKALHEELSAFTGGDLKLLRVKEAKPEKAGTKAVVKEEADSGETGDSNEGGATSKMAKEMSFASPEAMLSMVLEEGKRGLMIQRYKGLGEMNPEQLWETTMDPTRRTMLQVRVDDAVLADEMFTVLMGDAVEPRRRFIESNALLAENIDI